A part of Pseudomonas sp. HR96 genomic DNA contains:
- a CDS encoding sugar ABC transporter ATP-binding protein: MSETSTALVTFQGTGKSFGAVRALSAVELGVQAGECLGLIGHNGAGKSTLMQVLAGTLAADCGQMWIDGRDRCLDYGVQAARLCGIRCVFQELSLCPNLSVAENTRLMCPTIRGLGWRRKARALIGASLDAIFPGHGIDADEVVADLPIGKRQMVEIARAFCQVDERVALVILDEPTSSLDSRVAGQLLAFVRRFVEGGGSIILISHILGEMLATCDRIAVMRDGQVVDIRAAQAFTHASLVESMGSAAVAKADQPASFRSKRGHGSALIEQRAKGQADGRAVLAHRGEIVGLAGLAGHGQSQLLTQVLRRRVADGSGAALVAGDRQTDGVFALWSIAENITISSLAQLKRGALIDPGASQAMAATWQQRMGIRTPDMDNPILSLSGGNQQKALFARALASASEVILMDDPMRGVDVGTKREVYSIILEEAARGRTFLWYTTELEELDYCDHIYVFRDGQAVLDLPRDELSEERILRGSFAEESA; the protein is encoded by the coding sequence ATGTCCGAAACTTCCACGGCGCTGGTGACCTTTCAGGGCACCGGCAAATCCTTTGGCGCGGTCCGCGCACTCAGCGCAGTCGAACTGGGCGTGCAGGCCGGCGAGTGCCTGGGCCTGATCGGCCACAACGGCGCCGGCAAATCGACCTTGATGCAGGTGCTGGCCGGCACGCTCGCCGCCGACTGCGGGCAGATGTGGATCGACGGCCGCGACCGCTGCCTGGACTACGGCGTGCAGGCCGCACGGCTGTGCGGCATCCGTTGTGTGTTCCAGGAACTGTCGCTGTGCCCCAACCTCAGCGTCGCCGAAAACACCCGGCTGATGTGCCCGACGATTCGCGGCCTGGGTTGGCGGCGCAAGGCCCGCGCGCTGATCGGCGCCAGCCTGGACGCGATCTTTCCCGGGCATGGCATCGACGCCGACGAGGTGGTCGCCGACCTGCCCATCGGCAAGCGGCAGATGGTGGAGATCGCCCGCGCCTTCTGCCAGGTCGACGAGCGCGTGGCGCTGGTGATCCTCGACGAGCCCACCTCCTCGCTCGACTCGCGGGTGGCTGGGCAGTTGCTCGCCTTTGTCCGGCGCTTCGTCGAAGGCGGCGGCAGCATCATCCTGATCAGCCACATCCTCGGCGAGATGCTTGCCACCTGCGATCGCATCGCCGTGATGCGCGACGGCCAGGTCGTGGACATCCGCGCCGCCCAGGCCTTCACCCACGCCAGCCTGGTGGAAAGCATGGGCAGCGCCGCCGTGGCCAAGGCCGACCAGCCCGCCAGCTTTCGCAGCAAGCGCGGCCACGGCAGCGCGTTGATCGAGCAGCGCGCCAAAGGCCAGGCCGACGGCCGCGCGGTGCTCGCCCATCGCGGCGAAATCGTCGGCCTGGCCGGGCTCGCCGGCCACGGCCAAAGCCAGTTGCTGACCCAGGTACTGCGCCGGCGCGTGGCCGACGGCAGCGGCGCCGCGCTGGTCGCCGGGGATCGCCAGACCGACGGGGTGTTCGCCCTGTGGTCGATCGCCGAGAACATCACCATCAGCTCCCTCGCCCAGCTCAAGCGCGGCGCGCTGATCGATCCGGGCGCCAGCCAGGCCATGGCGGCCACCTGGCAGCAACGCATGGGCATCCGCACCCCGGACATGGACAACCCGATTCTCTCGCTGTCGGGTGGCAACCAGCAGAAAGCCCTGTTCGCCCGCGCCCTGGCGTCGGCCAGCGAGGTGATCCTGATGGACGACCCCATGCGCGGCGTCGACGTTGGCACCAAGCGCGAGGTGTACTCGATCATCCTCGAGGAGGCTGCCCGCGGGCGCACCTTCCTCTGGTACACCACCGAGCTGGAAGAGCTCGACTACTGCGACCACATCTATGTGTTTCGCGACGGCCAGGCGGTACTCGACCTGCCGCGCGACGAACTGAGCGAGGAGCGCATCCTGCGTGGCTCTTTCGCCGAGGAGTCCGCATGA
- a CDS encoding ABC transporter permease — protein MNLPSSLPLASRPAPAPSATPQPPSAPAAAAAAPARAGHRARLLRSALPALSLVVLLGTIFIMQPRAMSYMGMNLMLNLAVPIALATIAQMLIITVNDLDLSLGSFISFVACVAATLLDTQPLLGALALLGCVLVYALLGALIHARNLPSIVVTLGMSFIWTGGAVLLLPAPGGTAPAWLQALVRIKTPWLPFAVVVCIVLALAVHAFLMRSTFGVVLRGAGGNPLAIAKAGWSLLRIKVTLYALAGGFGVLSGLFLVGLTTSADANVALRYTLLSIAGVILGGGEFVGGRVSPIGAVLGALTLVLAGSLLSFIRISPDWQIGAQGAILILVLALRAFVNRLEVRQP, from the coding sequence ATGAACCTGCCTTCATCGCTGCCCCTGGCCAGCCGCCCGGCGCCTGCCCCGAGCGCGACGCCACAGCCACCCTCTGCGCCCGCCGCAGCCGCAGCCGCCCCAGCCAGGGCCGGCCATCGCGCACGCCTGCTGCGCAGCGCCCTGCCGGCGCTGTCGCTGGTGGTGCTGCTGGGCACCATTTTCATCATGCAGCCCCGGGCGATGAGCTACATGGGCATGAACCTGATGCTCAACCTGGCAGTGCCGATCGCGCTGGCGACCATCGCCCAGATGCTGATCATCACGGTCAACGACCTTGACCTGTCGCTGGGCAGTTTCATCAGCTTCGTCGCCTGCGTCGCCGCCACCCTGCTCGACACCCAGCCACTGCTAGGGGCGCTGGCGCTGCTCGGTTGCGTGCTGGTGTACGCCTTGCTCGGCGCGCTGATCCATGCGCGCAACCTCCCCTCGATCGTGGTCACCCTGGGTATGTCGTTCATCTGGACCGGCGGCGCGGTGCTGCTGCTGCCCGCGCCGGGCGGCACCGCACCGGCCTGGTTGCAGGCGCTGGTGCGGATCAAGACCCCATGGCTGCCGTTCGCCGTGGTGGTGTGCATCGTGCTGGCGCTGGCCGTGCACGCCTTCCTCATGCGTTCGACCTTTGGCGTGGTGCTGCGCGGCGCCGGCGGCAACCCATTGGCCATCGCCAAGGCCGGCTGGTCGCTGCTGCGCATCAAGGTCACGCTGTATGCCCTGGCCGGCGGCTTCGGCGTGCTGTCCGGGCTGTTTCTGGTGGGCCTGACCACCTCGGCCGACGCCAATGTGGCGCTGCGCTACACCCTGCTGTCGATTGCCGGGGTGATCCTTGGGGGCGGGGAATTCGTCGGCGGCCGCGTCTCGCCGATCGGCGCGGTGCTCGGGGCGCTGACCCTGGTGCTGGCCGGCTCGCTGCTGTCGTTCATCCGCATCTCGCCGGACTGGCAGATCGGCGCCCAGGGCGCGATCCTGATCCTGGTCCTGGCCCTGCGCGCCTTCGTCAACCGCCTGGAGGTCCGTCAGCCATGA
- a CDS encoding ABC transporter permease, producing MSSLSLKRIAGKPWLWSWLAAALIFIASLVASQGVGAGSLLTAALGFSAFFVIVGIGQLLVISTGPGNIDLSIPANVALTGAIGMKLMDSQNDLIWLGLLGVLAAGILIGCANYALIRLLRIPPIIATLSASFLLQSMAIAYGRSVRIQPPEAFYGFATGRVLGIPYLALAVAALAVMMGYVLSRTLYGRWTLAVGQNPRAAELAGVRVGRVRFATYVLSAVFASLCGVLLAGFSGGASLSMGDEYLLASIAVVVIGGTSVAGGYSNIPGLWGAALFLYLLVSMLNSFGASAGVRLILTGVIIIAVICAMSGRKGARA from the coding sequence ATGAGCAGCCTTTCTCTCAAGCGCATCGCCGGCAAGCCGTGGCTATGGTCGTGGCTGGCAGCGGCGTTGATCTTCATCGCCAGCCTGGTAGCCAGCCAGGGCGTCGGCGCCGGCTCGCTGCTGACAGCGGCGCTGGGCTTCTCGGCGTTCTTCGTGATCGTCGGCATCGGCCAGCTGCTGGTGATCAGCACCGGGCCGGGCAATATCGACCTGTCGATACCGGCCAACGTGGCCCTGACCGGAGCTATCGGCATGAAGCTGATGGACAGCCAGAACGACTTGATCTGGCTCGGCCTGCTCGGCGTGCTCGCGGCGGGGATCCTGATCGGCTGCGCCAACTACGCGCTGATTCGCCTGCTGCGCATCCCGCCGATCATCGCCACCCTGTCGGCGAGTTTCCTCCTGCAATCGATGGCCATTGCCTATGGGCGCAGCGTGCGCATTCAACCGCCCGAGGCGTTCTACGGCTTTGCCACCGGGCGGGTGCTGGGCATCCCCTACCTGGCCCTGGCCGTGGCCGCGCTCGCGGTGATGATGGGCTATGTGCTGAGTCGCACGCTCTACGGCCGCTGGACCCTGGCGGTCGGGCAGAACCCGCGGGCCGCCGAGCTCGCCGGGGTCCGGGTCGGCCGGGTGCGCTTCGCCACCTACGTGCTGAGCGCGGTGTTCGCCAGTCTCTGCGGGGTGCTGCTGGCGGGGTTTTCCGGCGGCGCCTCGTTGAGCATGGGCGACGAATACCTGCTGGCGTCGATTGCCGTGGTGGTCATCGGTGGCACCTCGGTTGCGGGTGGCTATTCCAACATTCCCGGGCTGTGGGGGGCGGCGCTGTTCCTCTACCTGCTGGTGAGCATGCTCAACAGCTTCGGCGCCAGCGCCGGGGTCCGGCTGATTCTCACCGGGGTCATCATCATCGCGGTGATCTGCGCCATGAGCGGCCGCAAGGGGGCACGGGCATGA
- a CDS encoding SMP-30/gluconolactonase/LRE family protein, translated as MNSPLILETPVGQDLYQFHDPRFRDLTLPNTQLERLYSGCRWAEGPVWFNDGGYLLWSDIPNERILRWTPEGGVSTFRANSNFANGNTRDLQGRLVTCEHGTRRVTRTEPDGSITVLAERFKGRRLNSPNDVVVHRDASVWFTDPTYGILSDYEGFKAEPEQATRNVYRVDPHSGELACMADDFTQPNGLAFSADGGTLYVADSARSHDPHGAHHIRALQVLEGGRIGASRVFAQIEPGIPDGLRVDEQGNVWTSAGDGIQCFAADGTLLGKILLPEKVANLTFGGPRRNRLFITANTSLYMIHVAVGGLQRP; from the coding sequence ATGAACAGTCCATTGATCCTGGAGACACCCGTGGGGCAGGACCTCTACCAATTTCACGACCCGCGCTTTCGCGACCTGACCCTGCCCAACACCCAGCTCGAACGCCTGTACAGCGGGTGTCGCTGGGCCGAGGGCCCGGTGTGGTTCAACGACGGCGGCTATCTTTTGTGGAGTGACATCCCCAATGAGCGGATCCTGCGCTGGACCCCCGAGGGCGGCGTCAGCACCTTCCGCGCCAATTCCAATTTCGCCAATGGCAACACCCGCGACCTGCAAGGGCGGCTGGTCACCTGCGAGCACGGCACGCGGCGGGTCACCCGCACCGAACCGGACGGCAGCATCACGGTACTGGCCGAGCGCTTCAAAGGCCGGCGGCTCAACTCGCCCAACGATGTGGTGGTGCACCGCGACGCCAGCGTCTGGTTCACCGACCCGACCTACGGGATTCTCAGCGACTACGAAGGCTTCAAGGCCGAGCCCGAGCAGGCCACCCGCAATGTCTACCGCGTCGATCCCCACAGCGGGGAACTGGCCTGCATGGCCGACGACTTCACCCAGCCCAATGGCCTGGCCTTCTCTGCCGACGGCGGTACCTTGTACGTCGCGGATTCGGCGCGCAGCCATGACCCGCACGGCGCCCATCACATCCGCGCGTTGCAGGTGCTGGAGGGTGGTCGCATCGGTGCCTCGAGAGTCTTCGCCCAGATCGAACCGGGCATTCCCGACGGCCTGCGGGTGGACGAGCAAGGTAACGTCTGGACCAGCGCTGGCGACGGTATTCAATGCTTCGCGGCCGACGGCACCCTGCTCGGCAAGATTCTGCTGCCGGAGAAGGTCGCCAACCTGACCTTCGGCGGGCCGCGGCGCAACCGATTGTTCATCACCGCCAACACGTCGCTGTACATGATTCACGTGGCGGTGGGTGGGCTGCAGCGGCCCTGA
- a CDS encoding DUF1652 domain-containing protein, whose translation MLSHHDLQHLMEREFLPLRCQTTFGIDGAMTVRVTHPKTDEVVFVAAGIATRELTNTRALLKLVGELRQDFAAARTRRAAAGGPSLT comes from the coding sequence ATGCTGTCACATCATGATCTTCAACATCTGATGGAGCGCGAGTTCCTGCCGCTGCGCTGCCAGACCACCTTTGGCATCGACGGCGCCATGACGGTCCGGGTCACCCATCCCAAGACCGATGAAGTGGTGTTCGTCGCCGCTGGCATCGCCACGCGCGAGCTGACCAACACCCGGGCCCTGTTGAAGCTGGTCGGTGAGCTGCGCCAGGATTTCGCGGCCGCGCGCACTCGGCGTGCGGCAGCCGGTGGGCCGAGCCTCACCTGA
- a CDS encoding cupin has translation MQEQAFRAQLAAEGFGTTVVVEREAGGSLEQHAHPFEAKALVLHGSLHIRSAEGERWYGVGEVFHLQANQPHCEVFGELGVRYLVGRK, from the coding sequence ATGCAAGAACAAGCGTTTCGCGCGCAGTTGGCCGCCGAAGGCTTCGGCACCACCGTGGTGGTCGAGCGTGAGGCAGGCGGCAGCCTGGAGCAGCACGCGCACCCCTTCGAGGCCAAGGCGCTGGTGTTGCACGGCAGCCTGCACATCCGCAGCGCCGAGGGCGAGCGCTGGTATGGCGTGGGGGAAGTCTTTCACCTGCAAGCCAATCAGCCCCACTGCGAAGTGTTCGGCGAGCTGGGGGTCAGGTATCTGGTGGGCAGGAAGTAG
- the hpxO gene encoding FAD-dependent urate hydroxylase HpxO: MSAHPPGSLDIVIIGAGIGGLTAGIALQQRGHRVRLFDRVAQLTPAGAALSIWPNGVQVMQRLGLADALKAASGEMTAMSYSTPQGEQLTRFSLQPLYASVGQRACPVARTALQQILLDACGEHNVALGVSCESVEPSAGGMRVTLSDGQQLQADLVIAADGTHSRLRNYVSERQVQREYCGYVNWNGRVDIADDLAPANDWAQFVGDNQRVSLMPMGNGQFYFFFDVPLPAGTANRREAYQTELREHFRGWAQPVQRLIDRLDPTSVSRVEIHDMPPLASFVRERVVLLGDAAHPMAPDLGQGGCQAMEDAWVLAECLSTLDVGSALQRYDAERVERTAQIMRRARQRSDVTHGRAPEQTWGWYEELRGESGERVIAGLVKTAVGGGFLVEGARFRA; the protein is encoded by the coding sequence ATGTCAGCACACCCCCCCGGCTCTCTCGACATCGTCATCATTGGCGCCGGTATTGGCGGCCTCACGGCCGGCATCGCGCTGCAGCAACGTGGCCACCGCGTGCGTCTGTTCGACCGTGTAGCGCAATTGACCCCGGCCGGCGCGGCGCTGTCGATCTGGCCGAACGGCGTGCAGGTCATGCAGCGCCTGGGACTCGCCGACGCACTCAAGGCCGCCAGCGGCGAGATGACCGCCATGAGCTACAGCACGCCGCAGGGCGAACAGCTGACCCGCTTCAGCTTGCAGCCTCTGTACGCCAGCGTCGGTCAGCGGGCCTGCCCGGTGGCGCGCACTGCTTTGCAGCAGATCCTGCTCGACGCCTGCGGTGAGCACAACGTCGCCCTGGGAGTCAGCTGCGAAAGCGTCGAGCCCAGCGCTGGCGGTATGCGTGTAACCCTGTCCGACGGCCAGCAACTGCAGGCCGACCTGGTCATTGCCGCCGACGGCACCCATTCGCGCCTGCGCAATTACGTCAGCGAGCGCCAGGTGCAGCGTGAGTATTGCGGGTATGTGAACTGGAATGGCCGCGTCGACATCGCCGATGACCTGGCGCCGGCCAATGATTGGGCGCAGTTCGTCGGGGACAACCAGCGGGTGTCGCTGATGCCGATGGGCAATGGTCAGTTCTACTTCTTTTTCGACGTGCCGTTGCCGGCGGGTACGGCGAACCGCCGCGAAGCCTACCAGACCGAGTTGCGCGAGCACTTCCGCGGCTGGGCGCAACCGGTGCAGCGTTTGATCGATCGGCTGGACCCGACCAGTGTGAGCCGCGTGGAAATTCATGATATGCCGCCGCTGGCCAGTTTCGTCCGCGAGCGCGTGGTGCTGCTAGGCGACGCCGCGCACCCCATGGCGCCCGACCTGGGCCAGGGAGGCTGCCAGGCGATGGAGGACGCCTGGGTGCTGGCCGAGTGCCTGAGTACGCTGGATGTCGGCAGTGCTTTGCAGCGTTATGACGCTGAGCGTGTGGAGCGTACCGCACAGATCATGCGCCGTGCCCGGCAGCGCTCGGATGTGACCCATGGCCGGGCGCCGGAGCAGACTTGGGGCTGGTATGAAGAGCTGCGCGGCGAGTCGGGTGAGCGGGTGATCGCGGGGTTGGTGAAGACGGCGGTGGGGGGTGGTTTTTTGGTGGAGGGTGCGCGCTTTCGCGCGTGA
- a CDS encoding DUF2945 domain-containing protein yields MSRSFKVGDAVRWNSDVGEVHGKVTKVHHSAVEFMGKHRPASREAPQYEVKSDKTGHLAMHHGEALHKV; encoded by the coding sequence ATGTCCCGTTCGTTCAAGGTTGGCGATGCTGTACGGTGGAATTCGGATGTGGGTGAGGTGCATGGCAAGGTGACCAAGGTGCACCATTCGGCCGTGGAGTTCATGGGCAAACATCGGCCGGCTTCCAGGGAAGCTCCGCAGTATGAGGTCAAGAGCGACAAGACCGGGCACCTGGCGATGCATCATGGGGAGGCGTTGCATAAGGTTTGA
- a CDS encoding LysR family transcriptional regulator, whose protein sequence is MNLLKAMQLFVSIVDKGSLTAAAEASDLTPTMVGNHLRMLEEHLGMKLLNRTTRQQHLTQFGIGYYQRCVEILGLVADAETLASAARAEPQGRLRISVPHAFGLDRLMPALRDYLQRYPKVDLDVIFSDRLVDLLEDGFEAAIRIGDLPDAEVIAQPLQPHALTLCAAPDYLQRRGHPAHPRDLAAHDCLTYLYAARGAASDSRALWRLRGADGEHVLNVDSRVQLNNGPALREAALAGMGIALLPAVVVAHDIATGRLLELFADYQLPQRALHLLYLPDRRGSPKLRSFVEFMVQRFGRV, encoded by the coding sequence ATGAATCTGCTCAAGGCCATGCAGCTGTTCGTCTCCATCGTCGACAAAGGCAGCCTCACCGCCGCAGCCGAGGCCAGTGATTTGACCCCGACCATGGTCGGCAACCATCTGCGCATGCTCGAAGAGCACCTGGGCATGAAGCTGCTCAACCGCACCACCCGCCAGCAGCACCTGACCCAATTCGGCATCGGCTACTACCAGCGCTGCGTGGAGATCCTCGGCCTGGTGGCGGATGCCGAGACGCTGGCCTCGGCCGCCCGCGCCGAGCCTCAAGGCCGACTGCGCATCAGCGTGCCGCACGCGTTTGGCCTGGATCGGCTGATGCCGGCCTTGCGTGACTATCTGCAGCGCTATCCCAAGGTGGACCTGGACGTGATTTTCAGCGACCGCCTGGTGGACCTGCTCGAGGACGGATTCGAGGCGGCGATCCGCATTGGCGACCTGCCGGACGCCGAGGTCATCGCGCAACCCTTGCAGCCCCACGCACTGACGCTGTGCGCCGCACCGGACTATCTGCAACGCCGCGGTCATCCGGCGCACCCGCGCGACCTGGCCGCGCATGATTGCCTGACCTATCTGTACGCAGCCCGAGGCGCCGCCAGCGACAGCCGCGCGCTGTGGCGCCTGCGCGGCGCCGATGGCGAGCATGTGCTGAATGTCGACAGCCGGGTGCAACTGAACAACGGCCCGGCACTGCGCGAAGCGGCGCTTGCCGGTATGGGCATTGCTCTGCTGCCGGCGGTGGTGGTGGCGCACGATATCGCCACGGGCCGGTTGCTTGAGCTGTTCGCGGATTACCAATTGCCGCAGCGGGCGCTGCACCTGCTCTATCTGCCTGACCGGCGGGGCTCGCCGAAACTGCGCAGCTTTGTCGAATTCATGGTGCAGCGGTTTGGCCGGGTGTGA
- a CDS encoding NAD(P)-dependent alcohol dehydrogenase, producing the protein MHIYRFDSPKLDGLRRHEEDVPRPQRGEVLVRVHAVALNYRDLALLEGGILKPTRAGITPVSDGAGEIVEVGAGVTDLAVGQRVVGLFHPRWFGGPKRAERAIGSYGYDSDGWLAEYKVLSREAVVPLPDNLGYEQAATLPCAGVTAWNSVHGSAPAGPGQTVLTLGSGGVSIFALQYAKAMGARVIATTSSAAKAQRLLELGADEVINYRETPQWGARVKALTAGRGVDKVVEVGGPATIGQSLQAVAFDGEVVLVGFLGESGAPLDYFQLMQCGASLRSTNVGARPMLEACVRAPIEPLIDRVFGFDQARGAFEHLRSGQHLGKVVIRVAE; encoded by the coding sequence ATGCACATCTACCGATTCGATTCGCCTAAACTCGACGGGCTGCGCCGTCATGAAGAAGACGTTCCGCGTCCGCAACGCGGCGAGGTGCTGGTCCGGGTTCACGCGGTGGCCCTGAATTATCGCGACCTGGCTCTGCTCGAAGGCGGCATCCTCAAACCTACTCGCGCCGGCATCACTCCGGTCAGCGATGGCGCCGGAGAGATCGTCGAGGTCGGCGCCGGGGTCACAGACCTGGCAGTGGGCCAGCGGGTGGTCGGGCTGTTTCATCCGCGCTGGTTTGGCGGGCCGAAACGCGCCGAGCGGGCCATCGGCAGCTACGGCTATGACAGCGACGGTTGGTTGGCCGAATACAAGGTGCTGTCCCGCGAAGCGGTGGTGCCACTGCCGGATAATCTTGGCTACGAACAAGCGGCCACCCTGCCCTGCGCCGGCGTGACCGCCTGGAACAGCGTGCATGGCAGCGCCCCGGCCGGCCCTGGGCAAACCGTGCTGACCCTGGGCAGTGGTGGCGTGTCGATCTTCGCCCTGCAATACGCCAAGGCCATGGGCGCACGGGTGATTGCCACCACGTCGTCGGCGGCCAAGGCGCAGCGTCTGCTCGAACTGGGCGCCGACGAGGTGATCAACTACCGCGAAACGCCGCAATGGGGTGCCAGGGTCAAGGCGCTGACTGCCGGTCGTGGCGTGGACAAGGTGGTCGAGGTGGGCGGCCCGGCGACCATCGGCCAATCGCTGCAGGCCGTGGCGTTCGATGGCGAGGTGGTGCTGGTGGGCTTTCTCGGTGAAAGCGGCGCGCCGCTGGACTATTTCCAGCTGATGCAATGCGGCGCCAGCCTGCGCTCCACCAATGTCGGCGCGCGGCCGATGCTGGAAGCCTGCGTGCGGGCGCCGATCGAACCGTTGATCGATAGGGTGTTTGGATTCGACCAGGCGCGTGGCGCATTCGAGCACCTGCGCAGCGGCCAGCACCTGGGCAAGGTGGTGATCCGCGTCGCCGAATGA
- a CDS encoding LysR substrate-binding domain-containing protein, protein MQIDEQLTLKKLEIFLAFMRTGNLARAAAQLDTSTVSVHRAIHSLESALRCPLFKHEGRNLTPLEGAYVLEEHAHKLLQDVHACVQLTRQAAGFSAARFRLGSLYSLTVKTVPQLIMGLKLRRSELNIDLIMGSNLDLMFKLKNMEVDAALISIESRQSDPDCEQIALFTDDIFLAAPVDSPFAAQPQVDLGDLRDATFITLTQGFATHQDGIRVFEQAGFEPKVAMQVNDIFTLLSMVSSGVGYALLPGRIAAVYENRVRLIALQARYRLQQQIGVVFLKAKERDPNLLALLAECRLYAGRQG, encoded by the coding sequence ATGCAGATCGACGAACAGCTGACCCTGAAGAAACTGGAAATCTTCCTCGCGTTCATGCGCACCGGCAACCTGGCGCGCGCCGCCGCGCAGCTGGACACCAGCACGGTCAGCGTGCATCGCGCCATCCACTCGCTGGAGAGCGCCCTGCGCTGCCCCTTGTTCAAGCACGAGGGGCGCAATCTGACGCCGCTCGAGGGTGCCTATGTGCTCGAAGAGCACGCGCACAAACTGCTGCAGGACGTGCACGCCTGCGTCCAGCTGACGCGCCAGGCGGCGGGCTTTTCCGCTGCGCGTTTTCGCCTCGGCTCCCTATATTCATTGACGGTGAAAACCGTGCCGCAACTGATCATGGGCCTCAAGCTGCGGCGCAGCGAACTCAACATCGACCTGATCATGGGCTCCAACCTGGACCTGATGTTCAAGCTCAAGAACATGGAAGTCGACGCAGCTCTGATCTCCATCGAGTCGCGGCAGAGCGACCCGGATTGCGAGCAGATCGCCCTGTTCACTGACGACATTTTCCTCGCAGCGCCCGTGGACTCGCCGTTCGCCGCGCAGCCCCAGGTCGACCTCGGCGACCTGCGCGATGCCACTTTCATTACCTTGACCCAGGGTTTCGCCACCCACCAGGACGGCATACGGGTGTTCGAGCAAGCCGGCTTCGAGCCCAAGGTCGCGATGCAGGTCAACGATATCTTCACCCTGCTCAGCATGGTCAGTTCGGGCGTTGGCTACGCGCTGCTGCCCGGCCGCATCGCCGCCGTCTACGAAAATCGCGTGCGCTTGATTGCACTGCAGGCGCGCTATCGCCTGCAACAGCAGATCGGCGTGGTGTTCCTCAAGGCCAAGGAACGCGACCCCAACCTGCTGGCGCTGTTGGCCGAGTGTCGGTTGTATGCCGGTCGGCAGGGCTGA
- the madM gene encoding malonate transporter subunit MadM, which produces MGALIASSLEHNGLITAFAFIGVVMWLSVVLSRRLTFGRVHGSAIAIVIGLILAWVGGTLTGGQKGLADLSLFSGIGLLGGAMLRDFAIVATAFEVQATEARKAGLIGTVALLLGTLMPFCFGAGIAWLFGYRDAVSMTTIGAGTVTYIVGPVTGAAIGASSDVMALSIAIGLIKAIMVMVGTPFAARWMGLDNPRSAMVFGGLAGTVSGVTAGLAATDRRLVPYGALTATFHTGLGCLLGPSVLYLIVRALVGS; this is translated from the coding sequence GTGGCTTTCAGTGGTGCTCTCGCGCCGCCTGACCTTCGGCCGAGTGCACGGCTCGGCTATCGCGATCGTCATCGGGCTGATTCTCGCCTGGGTGGGTGGCACCCTCACCGGCGGCCAGAAGGGCCTCGCCGATCTCTCGCTGTTCTCCGGCATCGGCCTGCTCGGCGGTGCCATGCTGCGCGATTTCGCCATCGTCGCCACGGCCTTCGAAGTGCAGGCCACCGAGGCGCGCAAGGCTGGCCTGATCGGCACGGTGGCGCTGTTGCTGGGCACCTTGATGCCGTTCTGTTTCGGTGCGGGTATCGCCTGGCTGTTCGGCTATCGCGATGCCGTGAGCATGACCACCATCGGCGCCGGCACCGTCACCTACATCGTCGGCCCGGTGACCGGCGCGGCGATTGGCGCGAGCTCCGACGTGATGGCGCTGTCGATCGCGATCGGCCTGATCAAAGCCATCATGGTCATGGTTGGCACGCCGTTCGCCGCGCGCTGGATGGGCCTCGACAACCCACGCTCGGCGATGGTCTTCGGCGGCCTGGCTGGAACGGTCAGCGGCGTCACCGCAGGCTTGGCGGCGACCGACCGGCGCCTGGTGCCCTATGGGGCGTTGACGGCAACCTTCCATACCGGGCTCGGTTGCCTGCTCGGGCCGTCGGTGCTTTATCTGATCGTGCGGGCGTTGGTGGGAAGCTAG